Genomic segment of Streptomyces sp. NBC_01210:
AATGTGCTGGCGACCCGGATGTGGCTGGTGTCCTTCGGCGGCGGCAACAACCAGGGACTCGGCAGCGCCTTGAGCGTGCTGCTGCTGCTTCTGGTCGTGCCCGCCATGATCTTCAATGTCCGGCGCTTCCGAAGGAGCGGAAAATGAGCGGCCACAGCACCATCGAGCGCAATTCGTCCCCGCGAACGGCCGCGACCTCCGCCCACCTCGCCACTCTGCCGCGGCGCCCGCGCCCGCGTCCGCTGAGCCGGCTGAGCACCTGGTTCGGCAACGGACTGGTCCAGGCCGTCCTGATCGTGGTCGCACTTGTCTGGATCACCCCGCTGGCCGGGCTGTTCCTCTCCTCGATGCGCTCCGAGCAGGACAACGCGACCGAGGGCTGGTGGACGGCGCTGACCGACCCCGGGCAGCTGTCCCTCGACAACTACACCGCCCTGTTCGAGAACTCCGGTATCACGCAGGCCTTCTGGAACACCGTGCTGATCTCGGTGCCGGCCACCGCGCTGGTCGTCGGAATCGCGGCGCTGGCCGGATACGCCTTCGCCTGGCTGGAGTTCCCTGGCCGCGATGCGATCTTCCTGGTGGTCGTGGGCCTCCTCGTGGTGCCCGTCCAGATCGGGCTGCTGCCGGTGGCCAAACTGTTCGGCGCCGTCGGGCTGTTCGGCACGATTCCGGGTGTGATCCTCTTCCATGTCGCGTACGGACTGCCCTTCGCGATCTTCCTGCTGCGTAACTACTTCGCCGAGATCCCGCGCGAAATGCTGGAGGCCGCGCGGATGGACGGCGGCAGCGAATGGCGGATCTTCTCCCGGCTGATCCTTCCACTCGGACGGCCGGCGCTGGCCAGCCTGGCCATCTTCCAGTTCCTCTGGGTCTGGAACGACATGCTGGTCGCACTGCTCTTCGCGGACAGCGAGTCCCAGCCGCTCACGGTCGCCCTCCAGTCCGAGATGCGGCAGTTCGGCAGCAATATCGAGGTATTGGCGCCGGGCGCCTTCCTCTCGCTGGTGGTGCCGCTGGTCGTCTTCTTCGCCTTCCAGCGGCACTTCGTCCAGGGAGTGATGGCGGGCTCCGTCAAATAGCCGGCGTACAAGTGGCCGACGTACGCATAGCCGACGTGAAAGCCGGGTCCTGAACCCGGCTTCACTGCCGGGGTTCGGCCCACGGTTGGCGCAATGGTGCGGGCGGTGCCCGGCGGGTACGCACACTTGCCGGACACCGCCGCCGCAGCCGAGGAGCCGGCTTGGAGACGAAGCCCGGGCCCGACCTCACGTCCACACCCCTCACATCGCTCATGGAGGCGCTGACGCTGACAACGGGCATGGTCGAAGCCGTGAGCCTGCTCGCTCTGGGGTCCGTGTTCACCGCCATGCAGACCGGCAATGTGCTTTTCTTCGGATTCGCGCTCGTGGGCGAGGGCAGCGCTTCCGCAGTGGCGACGTCCGTGTCGCTCGCGTCGTTCGCCGCTGGAGCCCTCCTCGGTGCCCGGCTGGAGTCGGCGATGGAAGCCCGCAAGCGCCGGTGGCTCGTTCTCGCGCTGATCATGGAGTCGGCGCTGCTCGCTGTGGCGGCGTTCACGGCTTGGGGGCTCGTACGGGTGGGCAGTACGCCGTCCGCCCGCCACATCGCGGTGGTGGCCTTGGTGGCGCTCGCCATGGGCATGCGCAATGTGACCGCGATGCGCGCTCATGTGCCGGACCTGCCCACCACCCTGGTCACGCGGACCATCACCGCGCTGGTCAGCGGTTCGCCTCTCGGGCACGACACGGCGTTGGGCTACGGCAGCGGCGCCTCGGCCCGCAGGGGCGTCGCCGTCCTCGCGATGTTCACGGGCGGCATCCTCGGCGCGTGGCTGCTCCACCTGCACTGGTCACCGACGGGAGTTTTGCTCCTCGTGGCCGCCGTCGTCCTCGCCGTCGCGGCCGCGGTCGCCATCACCTCCCGGCACCGTCCTCCGCCGACGATGTGACCCCTGCTTCACGCTCTCCCCGGACGCGGTACGCGATCGGACGATCCCGCGCGCGAGCCGCCACGCTCCGCCTTGTTCCGCCTCGTTCCGCCTTGTTCCACGCAACAGTTCCACCGTGCGGCCACGGTGCGTGAGCTATGTTGCACGAGTGGGACGACAAGGAGGCACACCGGTGCCATCAGGGCAGCAGGCACGCGCACAGGCGTCTGCGATCACGCCGGGAAAGCAGTCTCCGGACGTGGAAGCAGCTCCCACGGACAGGGTTCTCGCACTGTTCGGCGGCCACCGGCTGTCTCCCGCGCAGCGACGCATCGCCCAGTACATGGTCGACCACCTCACCGAGGCCGCGTTCCTGTCGATCACGGATCTCGCGGAACGCGTGGGTGTGAGCCAGCCGTCGGTGACCCGCTTCGCCTCCTCCTTGGGTTTCAGCGGATTTCCCGCGCTCCGAGAAGCCCTCCAGCCGATCGCGCTGAGCGCGGGCACCCAGTCCCCCGACACGCGGGAAGAGATCCGCCGCAATGAACTACAGGCGGCCGTCGACGCCGAGATCGAGAACCTGGAGAGTTTGCGCCGTGTTCTGGCCGACCCCAACCAGGTGCTCGAGATCGGCCGCGACCTCGCCCTTTCGACGCCCCTGACCGTTCTGGGCCTGCGGATCTCCGTGTCGCTGGCGGAATACTTCGCCTATGCCGCCAGACGGATCCATCCCGACGTGCGCCTGGTGACCCGCGGCGGCAGCGTCGCCTACGACGCGCTGCTCCAGTCGCGGGAGGCAGGCGGGACCTGGATGCTGGCGTTCGCGATGCCCAGGCACGCCAACGAGACCCTGGCAGCGATGCGGGCCGCCCGTAGGACGGGGCTGCATGTCGCGCTGATCACCGACCTGACACTCGGGCCGCTTGTGGACGAGGCCGATGTGGTACTCACCGCCGGCACCGGATCACGTCTCGTCTTCGACTCCTACGCGGCGCCGGTGGTCATGTCCGCCGCCGTCCTCCAAGCCATGGCCGATGCCGATCCCGAGCGCACGCAGGTGCGACTGGAGGGCTACGAGCATGCCGCGGAACAGCACGACTTCTTCCTCGAGGACTGAAGCGGGTTCCTCCTCCCGGACCGACACGAGCGGGTACCCGCTTGCGTCGACCTCGGCGACGGGCCGCCCTGCCTGCCGGTTCGCGCACCGAAGACTTGATCATGGATCAGTCATCACATTTTGTGCATGAATTTTTTCATACCCTTGCTTACTCGACGGTATATATATTTACTGCATCTGCGACCCCCGGGTGCCCCGAAGTCGCGAGCCAGACCTCAGCCCTCACCGAAGGAAAGCCGGCGGTCCGCACCATGCACCTCACGCCTCGCCCCGCCGCACGCGGCGCAGCCCGCAGGAAGCAGCTGGGGCCGGTACGACGGTCGGTTCTCTGGTCTCCCGCGAACGTAAGCGGACGCGGACTCGGCATCGTCTGCCGACTCGCGCAGTCGGTGGACAGCACCACGACAGTGAATGCCACTCAGGTACGCGCGGTGTACCGCATCGAGCCCCTACGGGCCACGTGACCGAACACCCAGGGACGACGCCCCTCCTCCTCGCGTCGGCCCATGGTGTTCAACCCGGGCGCTGCGCCTTTTTCGCGCGGATGCCCTTGGCGGCCCCGGTCAACCCCTGGGCCGGGGCCGCCACCAACCTCCGCGACCACCCCCGCGATCAGAGCCCATCCGCCTCACATCCGGAAGCGACGACGATGTCCCAGACCTTCTCACCGATCGACTCCGACTGGCCTTGTCAGGTCAAGGCCCCCGGTAGCCACGATTGGGAGCGCACGGCGGCCCGGTGGCTGCGAGACCTCCTGCCGGCCCGCTATGCGGGCTATTCGACGCTCACCCGCCACCACATCCTGCTCGCCCGCCATGCGCACCTCCAGGTGCAGCACGAGATACGTGCCGTGCGGGTCGCACTGCAGACCTGCCGGGCGGAACTGCCCACCCTGGGCGTGTCCGAGGTCATCATCGAGAGCACCATCAGGCTGTACGCCATCGAACTGGAGCAGCTGAACCGCCTGGCCCGCGGCGTCCGGCTGATCACCGAGGCACTCCTCGCGGGCACCGATGCGCACCGCAGGCGGACGCACGTCTAGGAGCGGGGCGTCCCGGCCGGCCAAACCGGTCGAGCGGACACCGGAGCGCGAACGCCTGACGTGCGGGCCCGGCCTGGGCACCGCACGATGGAGTTCGCCACCGGCGGGTCCACCGACGGGGGTCACCGGCTCCTGACGAGGGGACCCCTGGATGCGCCAGTACCCGCCCATCGCCGACCACGGGATGATCGGTGACCTGCAGACCGCTGCTCTGGTGGCGTCCGACGGAGCGATCGACTGGTTCTGCGCGCCGCGATTCGACTCGCCCAGCATCTTCGCCGCTCTGCTCGACCAGGACCGTGGCGGCAGTTTCCGGATCGCAGCCGACCACCCGGATGCCAGGATCACCCAGCTCTACCTGCCCGACACCGCAGTCCTGGTCACCCGTTACCTCACCACCGACGGGGTGGGCGAGGTCCTGGACTTCATGCCGGTGGACACCCCGGAAACACCCACGGACCGGCACCGGATCTTCCGGGCGATGCGCGTCGTGCGCGGCAGCATGACGTTCACCGTGGAGTGCAGACCTCGCTTCGACTACGGCCGTGCCACGCACAAACTGAGCCTGACCGAGGCGGGCGACGCCGCTGTCTTCACCGGCCCCGGCGTCGACGTTCACCTCCAGAGCACCGCACGGCTGAGCGCCGACAATGACCGCGACGTCCAGGGCGTCGTCACACTGCAGGCCGGTGAAATCGCCGTCGTCGTACTGACCACCTGCGCCGGCGGCGACGCGCCGCCGGAGCCTCTCAACGCCGATATGGCATGGGCCACTTGGCGGGCGACCGTACAGTACTGGCACGGGTGGCTCCGGACGTCCCGGTACCGCGGCCGCTGGCGGCAGACCGTGAACCGCTCGGCCATCACGCTCAAGCTGCTCACGTACGCGCCCACGGGCGCCCCGATCGCCGCCGCGACCGCGGGACTGCCCGAGCAGGTGGGCGGCGAGCGCAACTGGGACTACCGATACACCTGGATCCGGGACGCCTCGCTGTCCGTACGATCGCTGATCGACCTGGGTTTCACCGAGGAGGCGGACGCCTTCCGCCGATGGCTCGGCCAGCGGGTGGCCGCGGGCGCGACCGTCTCCGGCGAGCCGCTGCAGATCATGTACCGGGTGGACGGCGACCCGCACCTGAGCGAGGAGCTGCTCGACCACCTGGAGGGCTATCTCGGATCGTTCCCGGTACGCATCGGGAACGGAGCGGCCGACCAGCTCCAGTTGGACATCTACGGCGAGGCTGCATTCGCCATGCTGGAGTTGGGAGCCATCACGGAGACCGCCGGCTACCAGGGCTGGCTGGCTCTCGCAGGTGTCCTGGACTGGCTCGCCGACAACTGGGACCGGCCCGACGAAGGCATCTGGGAGACCCGCGGCGGCCGCCACGACTTCACCTACAGTCGGCTGATGTCCTGGGTGGCCTTCGACCGCGGCATCCGTATCGCGCGCGACAACGCCCGACCCGCCGACCTGGAGCGCTGGACCGCCACCCGCGACGCGATCTTTATGCAGGTGATGGAGCGCGGCTGGAGCGAGCAGCGCCAGGCCTTCGTCCAGCACTACGACACCGACGTCCTGGACGCCTCACTGCTGCTCATGCCGCTCGTCGGGTTCATCGCGCCCAAGGACCCGCGCTGGCTCGCCACTCTCGACGCGATGGAGCGCGAGCTGGTCTCCGACAGCCTCGTCTACCGCTACAACCCGTCCGCCTCTCCCGACGGACTCCGGGGCTCCGAGGGCACATTCACGCTGTGCACCTTCCACTACGTGCAGGCGCTCGCCCGCGCGGGGCGGGTCGAAGAGGCACGCTATGCCTTCGAGAAGATGCTCACCTACGCCAACCATGTCGGCCTATTCGCCGAGGAGATCGGCCCGACGGGAGAGCAACTGGGCAACTTCCCACAGGCGTTCACCCATCTGTCCCTCATCACAGCAGCCGTGGCACTGGACGTGGAACTCGACAAGGCCGAAAGTCTGGGGCCATAGCCGACGCGCTGGACGCGCATCGCACGGTCCGGAGGCGCATCGCAAGCTGACGCGGCGCATCCCCTCCCACCTCCGCCTACGCGGCTGTGTACGCCAGCCACGACGCAACCGCCTCGGCGATGGGCTGCCCCGTCTCCAGCTCGACAAAGCCGAACTGGCCGCCCTGGTTGCACTCCAGGAACCACCAGACACCCTCGGCGTCCTCGGCGAAATCGAAAGCCCCGTAGGCGAGACCGGCAAGGCCTGTGAAGTCGTGGACGGCCCTGGCGATGCGGTGGGGCACGTCGGCGGGCTCCCAGGCCTGACCGGTGGTGCCGTAGCGCCCGTCCACCTGGCCGGACGCCGAGATCTTCCGGGCAGCGAACAGCCGCCCACCGACGCAGGTCAGCCGGATGTCGGCCCGTTTGGGAATGTACTTCTGCAGCAGGGTGGGGGCGGCCGCGACGCCGGAGAAATCCGTCTCGGGCCCGATGCGGGTGGTGGGCAGCGTGACCGGTGGATCGCTGCGCGGCGGACCGGAGGTGGACTTCACCACGATCTCCCGGTACTGCGCCGCGAACTGGCGGGCCACGCGCGGAAAGGTGGTGATGAGCGTGGGCGGCACGGCGAAACCGCTGCGATGGGCAACGCGCAACTGCCATGGTTTGCAGCGGGCTTGTGCGGCCACGCAGGGATGGTTCATCCAGCGTGCCGTGGTGGAGTTGAGCATCCCGTACAGCGCCTGCCCGGACTCGGCGGTGAGCCACTCCGACGGCTCGGAGGCGTGTGCCGCGGCCTCCCCCGGCCTGCGCACCCATATGGAACGCAGGCCGCTCATGCTCACCAAGCGCCCGTCGTACGACAGATAGCCCCGAAAGTCGCCGCTGACGAACTCCGCCGACAGTGCGGCCTCGCCGGGGAGGTCAGCGGGATCGAATCGCACCAGCGGAATCCCCCGTTCGTGCAGACCGGCCACCACCATGTCCGTTGTCACATCCTGCTGACAGGTCAGAATCAGCACAGTCATCGACGCGCCGGTCCGGTCAGTCGTCGAAGTGCGTCTGCGAACCGGCAGTGGAGGTCGTCGTACCGGCCGCCAGGAGCACCGCCCGGTCCGCGATGGCGGGGCGTCCGTCGGACAGGACGTTCAACTGCAGGGCGGAGTCGTACGTGTAGGGATCGGTGACTGCTGAATTCTCGGCCGGACGGGCGTAGTTCAACACAAACGGTCTCATGAGTCTCCTCGAGTTCCCCTGGCGTGGTCCTGCGCCACACGTAACAGTACGTACCGAAGGCGCAGACGGTCTCACTACGTACCGTCACATCCGGCCCAAAGTGGCGTGACGGGCGTCACATCGCCGAGGGTCCCCCAACCGTCAGTACCGCTGGGCCTTGGCGATCCTGGGGGTCAGATTCAGGTCGGCGGGCTTGCGGCTGATGGCGATGGACTGCTCCTTCTCGCCCGGATCGAGGTCCTCCGCGCCAACAATTCTGCTCTCCACCACCTTGCCGGAGGGGTCGGTGAAGTCGACCTGCACGGCGTACGACGCCTTCTGGTCGGTGCGGTTGGTGATGCTGACCACCGCGGCGACCAGACCACCGGTCTGGGCCCGCGGCTTCCCCGTCAGTGAGACGTCGGACGTCGCGTTGCCGCTTCCCTGCACCTTCTTGAGTTCGGCAG
This window contains:
- a CDS encoding carbohydrate ABC transporter permease is translated as MSGHSTIERNSSPRTAATSAHLATLPRRPRPRPLSRLSTWFGNGLVQAVLIVVALVWITPLAGLFLSSMRSEQDNATEGWWTALTDPGQLSLDNYTALFENSGITQAFWNTVLISVPATALVVGIAALAGYAFAWLEFPGRDAIFLVVVGLLVVPVQIGLLPVAKLFGAVGLFGTIPGVILFHVAYGLPFAIFLLRNYFAEIPREMLEAARMDGGSEWRIFSRLILPLGRPALASLAIFQFLWVWNDMLVALLFADSESQPLTVALQSEMRQFGSNIEVLAPGAFLSLVVPLVVFFAFQRHFVQGVMAGSVK
- a CDS encoding YoaK family protein; protein product: METKPGPDLTSTPLTSLMEALTLTTGMVEAVSLLALGSVFTAMQTGNVLFFGFALVGEGSASAVATSVSLASFAAGALLGARLESAMEARKRRWLVLALIMESALLAVAAFTAWGLVRVGSTPSARHIAVVALVALAMGMRNVTAMRAHVPDLPTTLVTRTITALVSGSPLGHDTALGYGSGASARRGVAVLAMFTGGILGAWLLHLHWSPTGVLLLVAAVVLAVAAAVAITSRHRPPPTM
- a CDS encoding MurR/RpiR family transcriptional regulator, which gives rise to MPSGQQARAQASAITPGKQSPDVEAAPTDRVLALFGGHRLSPAQRRIAQYMVDHLTEAAFLSITDLAERVGVSQPSVTRFASSLGFSGFPALREALQPIALSAGTQSPDTREEIRRNELQAAVDAEIENLESLRRVLADPNQVLEIGRDLALSTPLTVLGLRISVSLAEYFAYAARRIHPDVRLVTRGGSVAYDALLQSREAGGTWMLAFAMPRHANETLAAMRAARRTGLHVALITDLTLGPLVDEADVVLTAGTGSRLVFDSYAAPVVMSAAVLQAMADADPERTQVRLEGYEHAAEQHDFFLED
- a CDS encoding glycoside hydrolase family 15 protein, which codes for MRQYPPIADHGMIGDLQTAALVASDGAIDWFCAPRFDSPSIFAALLDQDRGGSFRIAADHPDARITQLYLPDTAVLVTRYLTTDGVGEVLDFMPVDTPETPTDRHRIFRAMRVVRGSMTFTVECRPRFDYGRATHKLSLTEAGDAAVFTGPGVDVHLQSTARLSADNDRDVQGVVTLQAGEIAVVVLTTCAGGDAPPEPLNADMAWATWRATVQYWHGWLRTSRYRGRWRQTVNRSAITLKLLTYAPTGAPIAAATAGLPEQVGGERNWDYRYTWIRDASLSVRSLIDLGFTEEADAFRRWLGQRVAAGATVSGEPLQIMYRVDGDPHLSEELLDHLEGYLGSFPVRIGNGAADQLQLDIYGEAAFAMLELGAITETAGYQGWLALAGVLDWLADNWDRPDEGIWETRGGRHDFTYSRLMSWVAFDRGIRIARDNARPADLERWTATRDAIFMQVMERGWSEQRQAFVQHYDTDVLDASLLLMPLVGFIAPKDPRWLATLDAMERELVSDSLVYRYNPSASPDGLRGSEGTFTLCTFHYVQALARAGRVEEARYAFEKMLTYANHVGLFAEEIGPTGEQLGNFPQAFTHLSLITAAVALDVELDKAESLGP
- the tgmB gene encoding ATP-grasp ribosomal peptide maturase; the encoded protein is MTVLILTCQQDVTTDMVVAGLHERGIPLVRFDPADLPGEAALSAEFVSGDFRGYLSYDGRLVSMSGLRSIWVRRPGEAAAHASEPSEWLTAESGQALYGMLNSTTARWMNHPCVAAQARCKPWQLRVAHRSGFAVPPTLITTFPRVARQFAAQYREIVVKSTSGPPRSDPPVTLPTTRIGPETDFSGVAAAPTLLQKYIPKRADIRLTCVGGRLFAARKISASGQVDGRYGTTGQAWEPADVPHRIARAVHDFTGLAGLAYGAFDFAEDAEGVWWFLECNQGGQFGFVELETGQPIAEAVASWLAYTAA
- the tgmA gene encoding putative ATP-grasp-modified RiPP, producing the protein MRPFVLNYARPAENSAVTDPYTYDSALQLNVLSDGRPAIADRAVLLAAGTTTSTAGSQTHFDD